The Triticum aestivum cultivar Chinese Spring chromosome 7B, IWGSC CS RefSeq v2.1, whole genome shotgun sequence genome window below encodes:
- the LOC123159292 gene encoding patatin-like protein 1 yields MCSQADPTLTCPPPSQGRLITVLSIDGGGIRGLIPSTILACLESKLQELDGPDARIADYFDVIAGTSTGALVTSMLAAPGENKRPLFEAKDINKFYLENGPKIFPQKRLGFLTPMANLFGAVNGPKYDGKFLHDKIKSLTNDVTVADTVTNIIVPTFDIKYLQPVIFNTYEAKVDPLKNAHLSDICISTSAAPTYFPAHYFTTRDPAGKLPDREYHLIDGGVAANNPTMAAMSMITKEVLRRNPDFTHGKPAEYHRYLIISIGTGTAKQAEKYTAPDCAKWGVLRWLYDSGFTPLIDIFSHASADMVDIHAAILFQALNIEKNYLRIQDDSLTGHTSSVDISTKANMEALIGIGNMLLKKKVARVNIDTGVYEPVDDEGTNEEALAHFAKKLSDERKLRLSQTTLNSQ; encoded by the exons ATGTGCAGCCAGGCGGACCCGACGCTGACGTGCCCGCCGCCGTCGCAGGGGCGGCTCATCACGGTGCTGAGCATCGACGGCGGCGGCATCCGCGGTCTCATCCCCTCCACCATCCTCGCATGTCTCGAGTCCAAGCTCCAA GAGCTGGACGGGCCGGACGCGCGCATCGCGGACTACTTCGACGTGATCGCCGGGACGAGCACGGGCGCGCTGGTCACGTCGATGCTGGCGGCGCCGGGCGAGAACAAGCGGCCGCTATTCGAGGCCAAGGACATCAACAAATTCTACCTCGAGAATGGGCCCAAGATTTTCCCGCAGAAGAG GTTGGGGTTCCTGACCCCGATGGCGAACCTGTTCGGCGCAGTGAACGGTCCCAAGTACGACGGCAAGTTTCTGCACGACAAGATCAAGAGCCTCACCAACGACGTGACCGTCGCCGACACTGTCACCAACATCATCGTCCCGACGTTCGACATCAAGTACCTGCAGCCGGTCATCTTCAACACATACGAGGCCAAGGTGGACCCGCTCAAGAACGCGCACCTCTCGGACATCTGCATCAGCACGTCCGCGGCGCCCACCTACTTCCCAGCGCACTACTTCACCACCCGCGACCCCGCGGGCAAGCTGCCGGACCGTGAGTACcacctcatcgacggtggcgtggCCGCCAACAACCCCACCATGGCCGCCATGTCCATGATCACCAAGGAAGTGTTGCGCCGGAACCCGGACTTCACGCACGGCAAGCCCGCCGAGTACCACAGGTACCTCATCATCTCCATCGGCACAGGGACGGCCAAGCAGGCGGAGAAGTACACCGCGCCGGACTGTGCCAAGTGGGGCGTCCTCCGCTGGCTCTATGACAGTGGCTTCACCCCACTTATCGACATTTTCTCTCATGCAAGCGCCGACATGGTCGACATCCACGCTGCTATATTGTTCCAGGCTCTCAACATTGAGAAGAACTACCTACGCATCCAGGATGACTCGCTCACGGGCCACACGTCCTCGGTGGATATCTCCACCAAGGCGAACATGGAGGCGCTCATAGGGATCGGCAACATGTTGCTCAAGAAGAAAGTTGCCCGGGTGAACATTGACACGGGGGTGTACGAGCCCGTCGACGATGAGGGCACCAACGAAGAGGCGTTGGCTCACTTTGCCAAGAAGCTCTCCGACGAGCGCAAGTTGCGGCTAAGCCAAACCACCCTCAACTCCCAATAG